The Notamacropus eugenii isolate mMacEug1 chromosome 4, mMacEug1.pri_v2, whole genome shotgun sequence DNA window aagaaagggacgAGGGAGGACGTCTCACCACAGCACCAGTCTGGAAATGAAGCCCGGGCTCTCGGAGAGTCAGGAAGGATGGTCTGAAAGCGGAGGAGAACAATAGCCAAGGCCGAGCCGCGGGAGCCCCTCTGGGGTGGCAGGCAGGCTGCTGCTCCCTCTCCCCAACTCCCTTCCCAATCCCGGCAAACTTCGGCAGTCTGGAAGAGATGTGAGccgaggggaggggagggcagggaagggcaggggaggggatcTTGGCATCGGAGTCTCCCGACGGCCAGCAGCTGGGTGCCGGGCTTCTGCGGTTCTCCAGCCCAGGGACGAAGAGCAGGTGGGGAAGGGGTCGTCTACACCCTGccaccctcccttttcccctcccctttttgtaACTCATCCCCACCCCACTCTCCCAACGCAGAGGAGCTCCGGCGAAGCCTTCAATGTGGGAGGAttgctgggggcgggggggggaagGTGTAGAGGGGGTAAGGTGAGGGCACAAGATCCTTCTTCCAACTTTGCCCCGctccctttctccatccctaTACTACGCACCTTTCACCCTCCCTCTCACACCAAACCCATGCAGACAGTTTGCAAGGGGGACTGagctccttctcctcccttcccctacccatGCCCAAGCTCCCGGCCGCGGAGGGAGAGTTGGTACCTCGGTGCCCCCAAGTCTCTCTCGGCCCCCACCCGGGCGTCGCTAGCgccttctgtctccttttccctcGGCCCCGCGGTCCCGCAGCTCCATTCGCTCCCGCTCCAGACacaaagagaaggagagacacTACAGGGCGCCGGCACTGCCccctgggaggggaagggggggggaggaggaaaggcgGACCTAGGGTGGGGGCGCCGGGCAAGTCCCAAAGTCTCCGCGCCAGGCACTCACCCCATAGACGCAGCTCCCGGCCCGCCGGCCAGGGGCGAGCACCCCGGACGCCCGCCACCCGCTTCCCTAAGGAAGCCGCTGCAGCCGCGtctgcttccttctcctcctcctccgctttctccacctccctcccgcGGTTGCGGGTGGTCAGTGGGCGCCTCGGCTCCCGGGGCTGGGCGGGGGCAGCGGCAGTACCACCACGTGGCCGCCAGGCGCCGGCCCCCGCCGACCTGGAGCAGGAGAGCGAGGGGAGGTGCTTGCCATTCCCCACCCCTTCCACCCGGCCGGCCGGCGGCGGCGGAGCCCAAAATTCCTCGAGTCAGGTGACCCAGAGCTGGGCACTCCGGTCCGGACCTGGAGGAGGTGCCCCTGGGCTGGTTCGGCCGCCAGTGCCCTTCTGGCCCCAGTTTGCTTCGTGGGGGATTGTTTCCTGCTCCCCTGCTGTTTTCGTCTCTCCTTACTGCAGGGAGGGAAAGCTAAGCTTGCCTTGGACCCGGGGCTTTAGAGTCAATcgatcagaaagcatttattaaacgcccGCCATGGCCCTGGCCCTGAACTAAGGCAGGAGCTTGAACCAAAGTGCCAAGATGGACTAACTGCTCTTAATAGCTGAGGTTCTGAACTGGCGCGGGCAGGGGGTGTGCCccaactattttctttttaaatagaacGCAAGAAAAAATAGTAGAGAACCTGTTCGAGAAGTTTGAAGCAGAACCAATACTGTGAGTCACTATCGAAAAGGATCGATCTCAAGCAAAACCTGAGCCAGTATTTCATATGGCTGCAGTACGAGTCAGGGGTCAGACAGAATGAAGTGGGAAGAGGAAATATTGAAATGGAAAATcttgactcttccttcttcctgtctTGTCCTTGATGATACAGCAGGCTTTGGCTGAATGGTAGGAAGAGTTTCTAGCTTCCAGGCTTCCTCTTCTTCATGGTGCTGCATAATCATTTGCCAAGGAATCTCACCAGCCTCCCTTTTTATACATACTTGTAACCCATCTGCTCCTGTGGCAAACTGGgttccatcttctcccttttagatcggggttcttaacctttttgtgctGCAGacactcctttggcagtctggtaaatcctgtggaccTCTTTACAGAATATTTTTTGCTGATGATTGAAGGAAATCCCAAATTTCAGTAacaggttagtgaaaataaagatatattttttccccaagttcatggactccaggctAAATACTCCTGCTTTAGATAATAATCTATATGATGCATTGTACTAACCTAATTGAAGTCCAGGCCCTCAATACTGAATTTGACTCCTTAGAATGTGACCTGTAGGGCAggtactatttttccttttctttctttctttttttaaatccccaTCACTTTGCAcaatccttggcacatagtaaaggctTGTTGACTAAGTGATTTGTTTCTAGGTTTGGTATAGGGGTATTCAGTTCTCAGGAAAGTAGCTGAGGTTAGTAAGATAGAACATAAATTAAACATTATTAAACATTAAACATTATTAAAATTCCATAGTTACAGAAAGAATTTCACAGATTCATAGAATTTAAATATGGGACATTTAGATCTTAGGGGACACTTCCCCCAAAAAGAGGACTTGTGCTGAAGCACAGAGGTAATCAAGAAAACTCTTCATCTGCCCCCAGAGATCTGTATAGTTATTGCACACTTATGGTACCATCCTGCTTTTGAGATTCACCTGAGTGAACAAATAATTCTTTGTTCTCAGAAAGTCAAGCAACACACTCCATCACCAGACTTGTCCCCCACCTTACCCAGACACCTACTATAAAATCAATCCAGACTTACAGATAACTCTGAGGTTGAGGCTTCCCACCCACTCCTGGGAAAAAACCTGGGGTTACTGGAGTATTGACCCCCTCACAGAACCTGGGCAGTTCACAACACTCACAGTACCAGTGAAGGACTGCGTCCTGGTTTGTTGTTCCTCGTTACAACCCTGAACCTCACTATTTCTAGGTTCTGGCTCCTGCTCTGGTTTATTATTTCTTGCCAAAacagtctttcttctttctttggtacTCTGATCCCCTAGAAAACTTCAAGGCTGAAATAGCCCTCAACAGTTATCCTAAtccaactcatacctgaaaaagaatctccATTACAACATATCCAACAAATGACAATCTAGCCTTtgctggaaagacttcaagtgAGGGTAAACACATGATTTCCCAAAgcaacccatttcacttttggatagctcttatttttagaaaaatttttctgatgtcaagtctaaatttgcctctgtaACTTCTAGCCATTTCTTTTACTTCTGCCCTCTAGAACCAAATTAAGCAAGTCTGATTAGGGGGGCagtgtggaaagagcactggctttggaattGGAAGATATGACTGAAGCtaactacctgggtgaccttgggcaagtcaacttgTTGGCCTCAATTCCCTCAGATGAGGGTTTGCTTtatatgacctctgagatccctttcagctctataaCTCTTGACTCTTAatttctcttccatgtgacagacTTTTAAATGCATGAAGACAACTCTCATGTTCTTGAGCCTTCTCTTGGGTTAAAAATTCCAGTTTCTTTAATTGTGAAGTGGACTTCACCATTGCGGTTGCCCTCTTCTGAACACTTAGCAATGTCACTCTTAAAATGATGTCAATGCCCAAGACTTAATATGATACTTCAGATGGGGCCTGATCTTCCTTGTTCCTGGAAGCTAGGCCTCTCTTAAAGATACCAAAGATTGTGTTAAGGTTTTCACCCCTTGCCATATCACATTGCTGACTCATATTAAGCTTGTATTATAGTCCACTAAAACCTCTAGATCTTTTTCTGTTCCTCCACTCTTACATCTAGATCTTCACTACTTCCTGACATGTACTCTGATTGAGTGACACGGGGCTCTTGGCTGTTTTACAAACGAGACATTCCATCATTCAGCTCTAgggcatttttttctggctgtcctccatgcctaaaatgctctccctcttaTTGGTCAATAACTCATTTCCCTGGCTTCcattaagtcccaactaaaattccatattttactggaagccttccccaaaccctcttaattctagtgccttccatctGGTAATTATTTCCTAAATTTATCCTGCCTACAGCTTGtgttgtatgtatttgtttgcctgctttctcccccattaaattgtaagctccttgaggacaggaactatttctttttgtatctctaatgcttaacacagtgcctggcatttgaTACATGTTCATTGATTGGTTAATTGCATAATATCACTCCCTCTGCAGTTCATGAGTTCACTGTTGCCTCAGTATCTTGCCTAATGAGGCTTGGAGATTTGCCATTCTGCTACACTGTTGCTGCCCctgtttccatttctacttttttaatCTACTTCCCCTTCCTTAGGAGAGTATTATGGCTCCCAAAATGACAGTTATGTCCAAGAGAGCTAGTAACATTTCCAGTCATTCTGTTCAGGCTCCCAACCCCACCTGGCTGACACAGTGAAGGTCATTTATGGCATTTGTGAAGACTTTTTCATCTCAGAGGATGTGATATGTAAAGTTGCCCTCATTCCTAGCCAAATTAGGAAAATGGAATTCCATTTACTTTTCCATGCCTAAAGTACAAGAGAAATGTGCCCTTTTTCTGAGTTTTTATGAGGTTGAAATGAACACTCCTTTCAATTTGGCTTTTCTCtgtcatcatcttcctctccttcatGCCCAGATTAGAGTCAGGCCATGCAGACCCTGAAGCCTCAAGAAACCACTAGGAAGGAACCGTAAAAGCTGGAAGCCTCTTCAGGCACAATAGTGAAGGTTTCCATTTTCACCTCACCTGGCACTTTTATGCCTGGGGCAAGTGCTACACCATGCCATCTCAAATCAGTTGTTTCAAAAAGACAGATTTAGTTGGGGAGGAAAggcaagagaagggaagaagcgGGAAGAGACTTTGCAAACCAATTCCCTCGATGGAGAGAGGAGTCCTTGGGATATCTGGAGGATGCTGCGAGGGAGGCCATGGCCCAGGTAGGGCAGGCTAGGCTGGCTAGGTAGCTCACTCAGGGTGTGATTGCTGCTGGGTCAGGACACACACCATTTCTTAGCTTCTTATTTGGATTAATTATGTTGCTAACTAGATACTAAGTTCAGTTATTTCTCTGTTACCAAGGACTGTTGTCAGAGTTGTCCTTTGAATTTTGTGGCCTGACATAGTTACCCCTCCTTCACACACCTTTCCATCCCCTTGTTTTTCTTAGTCAATCTAAAATGCTACAGGATTGTCTTGGTTACCTTATTCTCCTCCAGTATCTCCCCATTTGCTGCTTGGATTACAAAACACTCACCCAGTCTACTGCTAGTATTATcacattttctttgtttcctgtcatctccctttttcttttccttgtcccAAAGTCCATTGGTATAGGTTATTTTCAGTCGAGTCTGTCTCCTCATGACCACTTTTGGGTTATTtttgggcagagatactggagtaatttgccatttccttctccagtggattaagacatacagagcttaaatgacttgccaaaggtcacacagacagtaagtgtctgaggcttgatttgaacccaggtcttcctgattccaaaccacTATAATACCTCACTGCTCTGTCTTGGTATAGGACTCTTTCCTGATTGAGGGAGATGAAGGTCTTACTCTGCATGAGGGGCAGGGCTTAGTTAGTGAGAGGATAGAGCTTCAGTTTCTAGCCAGTCCCCTACTCTTAAGTGGGAATGGCTCCCCAAGTGAGAGTCTTTTTCTCCAAATATAGTTTTGAAAGTGAATATGGAAGAGATTAACCCCACTTCAGATTGCTGAAATGAAAGACTttgggaaaagatgaaagaattgCTTGGTTTCTATCTTGTCGCTCTTACTAACTTGCTACTCTAGAGACTTCAAAGTCTAGAGACTTTCCCTTTGAGTAAGATCCAAGACTTTCTCTCTTGGTTGATCTGGTACCTTCTTCCCAAGGGGAGAGCTCCTttactctgtattgtctggtaaATATTCTCCCTGTTTGCTTTGATTTgtataaatggatttctttgctatttggtatgtgtattcattgtggaactggtattacATGGTGGGAAAGGGATCACACCTTGGATATAGAGCTTTGGTCACTTTGTCccctcaaatgagaaaatgatcaAGTTAGATGGAACCCAATCATATCCCCTAGAGGAACAATATTTAAGATAAATATACTTCTAGCCTGCTAGCCCCTTGTCTCTGAGCAAAGTAGAGTGATAGCTTTTAACCTGaacctcctgcttcccttcctggcTGGGTCTGAAAGTCTCCATTGGAGAAAGGTGGGGGAATAGTCAGGCTAAAATACTATGATTCCATATACAAGATGTCCTTCTACCCCAAATCCAGCAAGTCCCTTCCCAAATCTTAAAAAGCTTTCCCCTCATATTTAACCTTCTACAGGACATCTTTCTAGCCTGGAAGTATAGACTCAGGATATGTCAAAACTCTAAGGGCTGTTAGAAGTCACAGAAGAGCagtagaattagaagggatcttctagtccaacccctttaatTTACATATATGGCaagtgagacccagaaaggttattGGAACCCCAAGTCTTCTGACAGCTTGTCCAGTGCTTTCCCAGatgctgtttttcttctttcttgtgccCTCCCcagtccctcctcacctcctaaAAAATATTCAGAACGAGTACTGGGTAAAATCAACTAGTTAATTGACTGATattctttaacattttaaaaatgtggtcactctattttatttcccttccccctcccagccCTTTTTGAAACAAGGAAAGCAAGGTGAGTCAGTAGATCAAGCAATAGATATGGCCTCAGAAGCCCTGAGCTAAATCTCATTTGTGACACTTCCCACCTCTGTGACTTTGTGCaatccattttacttctctgggcctcagtttccatggcTGAAATGATGGGaatggactagataatctctaaaggcTCTTTAGCTTTAAATCTCTATGTTTTAAAGGACAGCTTGTGCCTAGAGAACCAAAGCAAAGTCTTGATGGAGTGGCACAAAAGTGTCATGGAAGAAGGACGTAGAGATGGATGCCACACTGGAGCCAAAAAGTAATCCTTCCACTTTATTTGGCATGTAGTCAGGCCCTTAACTGCAGTTCTGTGTCTACTTAGAGGCTACATGATTGAAGAGGAATGTGGAGAAATTGGAAAGAGTCcacaaaaaagtaacaaaaacacAATCAAAGGGCTGGGGAGGAAAACTCTATGAAGAAAGTTTCAAGTACTTATAGTAAAAACTCTTTTATACTTTCCTGGAGACTATGGGGAGATTTTGCAAATAGTGAAAAAGCTCAGACTAAGGAAAATTAAGAAAGATGCTAAAATGTCAGCTATAATGCTATTATGTCATGCagcaataaaaacagaaaaaatctaGAGCTAGAGAGGGCCCTATAAGACTATTTAGTTCAACTTccacatttaacagatgaggaagctgggtcCTGGAAAGAATGGGACAAAGATTTCTGAATGCAAATCTGGTGTTCTGGGCACTGAAACCAATTGAATACTTTCTCATCACAAGTAATAGAAAGTACTTTTTCTAAGGACAGAGTCTTAGTTATCATACATGTGTTAACATTTTACATTAGGACCTTCTTTGTAGGGGAGTTAGATTCTCcagccatttcattttttaaaattaattccacagttcttttttattttattgatgtctttttattttttatgttttattgttgCCTTCTGTTTTTAAACACTAGTTATTTCCCAATTTACTTTTCCCCTCACCCCATTCTacccttttaaggaaaaaaatcagttaagcaaaactaactGAAAAAAAAGGTGCCTGATGGGATGTACCAGCTTCTACTTCTGTAGTCTCACACCTGTCTACTAAGACAAGGAAAACAGAGTTCCTCACCTGTTCTCTGGGACTATGAGTTCAGCCACTGttgaaattcatttttgtttacaTTACTGtggcatatatatgtttgtatgagTATAAAATTTTCATAGTTCTGCTGACTTTGCTCTCCAGTAATTCATATGAATCTGCCCATGCTTTTATGAATTCATCATATTTGCCAACTCTTATTGTATGCCATTCTTAAGGCATTCTTATAGAATTCCATGAATTCATATTCTATAAAATGTTGAACCATTCCAATGAATTCCCAGCTTATTTCTAGTTGCTTTTTTTTACCTCCACAAAAATACTCCTGTGAATTTTAGGGTCTGAAATTTGTCCAGTCTGCAAGAAAAATCACTGAGGCAGAGCCCTAAGCCAATAGAACTTTATTAGTTcatggtcccctctaatgaagtagacctcagatcttcctcatgatctgagatgcctCCTTTCCCCAGGGTCTTACTTTTATAGGACTTAATACCCAGACACTcagaaaaggtaaaggaaaataCAGAGCCTCATTGCTTGACAGATCTTAATTTTGATCCTCCAGGAGAGCCAGAAATGATACGTCAGCATGGTTGGTCACAAGATGGACAAGGCAATAGTCATCTCCATtgactaagtggtcataagatggaCACCTGCTCATGTTGGACAAAGAGAAGATTGTCCAGAGGTACAAAAACAAATTGGGAGACTTCCTATATCATGCCAAAGTTTCCCACCCACGCTGGGCTTGGTCATCAGCATTCTTGTGATTAGGCAAGTGTACTTCATAATTGGTAGTTCACAGCTCTGGGGCCTGATATACAGAACTTATAATCACAACCCTTATGGAATGATATCACACTGGTTAATATTGATTGAAATAAAATAGGGGTCTAATTGATCATCTGTCAcagaatattttggtatatattccTGTCTCTGATGTCATATAATTATAGCTCTAGATGTCAGCCATCCAACCCACCTccttcatttggcagatgagaaaactcaagcCCAAGAAGATAAATGCCTTGACCAAGTTTATACAGACCCAACATTCTCTGATTataagccagtgttctttctaccatactACACTGCCTCTAGTGGTGGTTCTTAGGTCtctagctaaggaaactgaagctcagtgaagttatgacttgcccaaagtcacacagctatttaaaTCAGGACTAGAACAGCTAGCCCAGTGTTCTTCCTACTACCCCAAGATGTTGAGCACTAATTAGTTCACAGGCACTGTGAACTGTCAATTCACTGAAGTTTTCTAAAATGTTGGGAGAATTGGAAACAAATGCAGGGCCAAATGTACATATACAGCACGGCAAATGCAATGGATCCAGGGATGAGATTATAAATTGAGGAAAGATAGGATAACAGCTAGTTTGACTATAAAGAAATTAAGCCAACttccaaagacagaaacaaagcatCTTTAAGTTGAAGGtgacttagaaatcatctagttcaaccttcccTTCCCTATAAGAATCCCTGCTACAGCCTTGTAGTTGATCTTCCTGGGTCTGCTTCAACACTTCTAGccatcaacaattatttatttatttgtttgttttaacattccttttttttttaaattttgagttccaaattctttcccttcctccaacgCCTCCCCTACCCATGGAGAAATCAAGGATTATGATACCTCTTATACatttgaagtcatgcaaaacatatttctctattagccatgttgcaaaaaaagcaagaaaaatcaagtgaaaaacaTTATACTTCAATTTTACTCAGAATTCACCCATTCTCTCTGTGGAGGtgaatagcatatttcatcatgagtcctttggaactgtcttgatCAGAACAACTAAGACTTTCACAGTTGtttattgttacaatattgctcttacaatgcataatgttctcttgattctgatcacttcactttgcatcagttcatataaagcttcccagatttttctaaaaccatcccttttgtcatttcttatagcacaacagcattctctcaaattcatataccacaatttgttcaaccattccccaattaacaggcaaccccttaatttccaattcttcactaCCATAAAAAGAGGtgctgtacatacacacacacacacacacacatacacacacacatatatgtataattcaaatatatatatttacacataggtccttttccttttatctctttgggatatagacctaatagtggtatctctgggtcaaaggacatgcaccATTTTACAGCCTTTTAGGTATATTAccaaactgagtcaaacaagtatttattaagccccctttctgtgccagacactgttagGCTCTGGGTATATaagtacaaataatgaaataaaaatcagtgTGGAAGAGAGAATACCAACAGTAACAAAATGACAGATCCTTGAAGAACTGAGAAAAGTAATGATAATAGTTCCTCTTCCTTTAGCGTTTTAAGGTCTATAACATACTTTCCTCATAGGAGTCCTAGAATAGATAGTGTACAAGTAATTACAATATGAAATGATGCTTGTGTAAGTACGTAAGAAAGAAGCAGGTCTATCACTGAGCAAGTTCCAGGGAGAATGGACCTTTCACCACCAACAGAGGGGATCAGGGAAGACTCCATGAAGGAAGTAACATTTAAGTTAGCCCTTAGAAAACAGGTAAGATTCTATAGGGGAGAAACAAGAGGCAATGACATTGAACTGCTTGAGCAAATCAAATTCATGAAGGCGGAACCATTTGCCatatatagaagagaaaatatgggGTGCAGTTTGACTACAGTATAGTGAAGTCTAGTCAGTAAGATGGTATTACATTGTAGAGGAGCTTGAATATCAGATTAAGGAGCTTGAACTTTATTCTGAAGATGACAGAGAACTTTTGAAGGGTCCTCAACACAGGAAGTGATAAGGTCATATCTATATGAAGTTAAGTGTAGCAGCAGCAGAAAGAATGGtttaggaggaggaagaggcagaagaCTACTTAGTTATCTATGGCAATAGTCTAGGTAGTTTGCAAAGAAAGTGTGTACTAGAGTGATGACATTGAGAACAGTGAGGAGGGGGACAGATGTTAGAGATTATATTAATTggcatctatatagcactttaaggtttgcaaagctctttcctcacaaaaatccCCAGTGAGAGGCAGTGTAGATATTATTTCTATCTTATAAATGTAGAAACTAAGACTGGGAAAGATTGAGAGACTTGACCatgttcatacagctagtaaatatctgagacaaaATTCATTTCCgtatctcctgattccaaatataGCACTCTATTCATGAAACCATTCATGCGTAGGTCAAggcatcaccctcatgatgtcaccGGTCCTCTTAGAGCACAAAGGACGAACAACAACTGCTTGTGGCCAAGATAACAATTACAAGAGCTTGTTTGTGTAATAACTAGATATGGGAGGCAGGAGAAAAGACCAAGATAAGTTTTGAAACATAGCAGACCAGATCATGATTGCTGCCCCAGATGAATAtcggagacagaagagagagtcAGTTTAGGGATAGAAAGGGGCTGTTGAGATATCCAGGTGTAGAAGTCAtgtaggcagttggagatattgATCTAGATAGAGCTCAAGGGAAAAGGCAGGTTGGAACTAAAGATATGGGAGCTATCTGTAGCAATTCCTTAGGATTCTGGACCTTCCAAATTTACTTTCCTTATACCTGGATATCCCAACAATTTAGGATTAGAACATGCTCAGTAAGCATGTAGAGAGTTGAAACTATGGGTGTGAATGAGGTTATCAAGGGTAACAgagtagaaagggaagagaaccTAGGGAAGAAACTTGAGGAGTCAAGACATTAATGGattgggggaagaaagaggaaaaaaaagaggaagaaaaggaacagTTAGGAGAAGACAAGagattatataaagaaaaaaaaaaaaagaagaagacaagaggagaacaaggagaaaggAATGTTTGGGAAGCCAAAGAGGAGAGTGTGTTGAAAGGAGGGAGTGACCATTAATCTCAAAAGCTGTCAAGTGGCCAAGGAAGATGAGGCCTGAGAAAATGCTCCTGTATTTGCGGAGAGGAAGATGTCTGGCAACTGTTAAGACAGGTAGTTTCAGTAAAACAGTGATGAAGGAAGTTAGATTACAAAGATTTGACTAAATAACCTCTAAGATCAGTTCCAACTCTAATTCTATGACTTGTATTTGATTAAATTTGATTAAATATAatagtcagaaaatctgggtttgaattctagctctgtcaCTTTATttcctgtctgaccttgggctttgtatcctcagcctcaaaatgagatggttgaactAATTAGCCTGTAGTATCCTTTCCTATTTTAAACCACGATTGTAAGATACCTCTGATGGGTTCTTTTCTTGTCTCCCTGTGGCTCGTTTCCTGTTTATATTGTTCAGTCTCACACACAATTGGCTTCTTCAGCTTATTTACATTTCTTCCTATCCTAACctacctttctctttttaaaaagttctacaGAGGTTGTTTTTGGCAAAACTGAATATTCTAATTTGAATTCAAACTCATTTTTAAGAGACCTTTTAAGAGTAGACAAGaacttaaaatgtatttttttcctatggcAGCACCGTTTAAAAAGATACTTGAACCACTTGGTTTTATTATCTTTTAGCTTTTTAAATTTGGAAATAAGTTTTCCTTAACATTTCCTACATTTCTGAATTCAAACTTCTCTTCACTTGtcattatttcattatctctACCTTGCACTTTGTACTTAAGCGTTCACTTTGGGAAGCCCTTACATTCTTACATTCATACATTCTAGTATGAAATCACTATTCTTCCTTGGTTATTTTCAAAGAGGGTCCATCCTGCTCACAGTCATGTCTTATACAATATGTGCACTCTAGCTCACTTTCTCAAGGTCAGGTAGACTACATTTCCTTTCCAGGTTCCAGGATTATCTGAGGACCTAGGCATGGCTTTCCTCTGTTGTTATTGGCTTGAGCCCCCAATAATGTTATTTCTCCCATTATTAGGGGGTACCCCATTTCTATTTAAGATTTATcagcttttacaaaaggaaattttcttcaaagatgaCCTGCACAAACATATAAACCTTTCCTCTATCATATCTGAGTCATACTTGCCTGAACATCGCTTTAGTTTCTGGAGAGGCTTACCTCGTCTTGGTTCCCATGTAATATTGTCTCTACCAAATTCATTCCCAAAGGCAACATCTTTGCC harbors:
- the LOC140501850 gene encoding uncharacterized protein, whose product is MPKLPAAEGELVPRCPQVSLGPHPGVASAFCLLFPRPRGPAAPFAPAPDTKRRRDTTGRRHCPLGGEGGGRRKGGPRVGAPGKSQSLRARHSPHRRSSRPAGQGRAPRTPATRFPKEAAAAASASFSSSSAFSTSLPRLRVVSGRLGSRGWAGAAAVPPRGRQAPAPADLEQESEGRCLPFPTPSTRPAGGGGAQNSSSQVTQSWALRSGPGGGAPGLVRPPVPFWPQFASWGIVSCSPAVFVSPYCREGKLSLPWTRGFRVNRSESIY